Below is a genomic region from Enoplosus armatus isolate fEnoArm2 chromosome 10, fEnoArm2.hap1, whole genome shotgun sequence.
TTGAATTGGAGTGAACTCTGATCTTAGTTGTGTTTTCCGAGGTCATGACATGTGGTAGCTGCTACAAAACAAGCTGAACAGGTTGGATTGTTTTGGCTTCCTCAGTGTTTTTGCAGCTCGACTTCACTGTAAAACAACTcctctaaaagaaaaacaaagttgatTTTTAAAGTATGAagtattaatgttttattatttaatatttcaaaataaatagtaaatgtttagaaaacatgctgcagtttgtaattatatttttaattggTTGAATTTAAATCGTCTCCAACTCTAAAAATAATTAGTAGGAGAGACGACACTTCATCAATATATCATCAAAACAAGAGAAGGATgctaaactgtaaaatgtaattctaCAGTCAGGAATTATTGGTGGGGCATCATCTCTGagcatatataatattaatagaTAATAGAAGTACATAGTagataaagaataaatatttactcataatgatttatttcaaatCTTTCAAAACTAGACGGTCAAGCGGTCTCAGTCGGGGTGTGTCAGGTTTTTTAATCAAAGGTCTTTCTCTTGATTCCAGTATTAATCTAAATACAGTAGATACATTGAGATTTGAGGAAATAAACAAGAACGTATCATCATCGAACAAAGAATACTGTTTTGCTGCAGCTAACTGTGACGCTAACAAGTCCATGAATTGTATTAAACATATAGATGTTGTTAAAATTGAAATGATCTGTCTGGAGCTCAGACGAGCCGAGACATCGGGGGAAAGCAGGACGTCTTACAAGCAACTAAACGACAAACTGTGAGTGTAATGCTGTTCAAGTGAGCCATTAAATGTTCCTAATTATGCAGCTGAAGCAGAAAGAATATGATGGCAGCATAAAGTGTTCCCcaaagacagattttttttatactcAACCTGACGTCTGAGTGGCACAAAGTGACTCTAAAAttagactcttttttttttttcttctcagattTTAAATTCTGGATTAGAGGTACTTTCTTATTCCcagtcagcagagcagcaacaTTATGAAAGACTATGGCAGCTTCACAGTGTGTAAACCTACAGTCTCTCAGCAGCTCAGAGGCGTTCAGGATCTTGGAGCGCTGCTCTGGGTCGGTGATGTTCAGCTCATTGAGGTGAGACTGCTTCAGTCCCGCAAAGTCCTCTAGGCTCTGGAAACCGTGCATGGACAGCAGAGAACTCAGCTCCTGAAACACACgaacacaaacaggaacatTTAGATGGATGTCCACGACCATGACGTGGAGAATGACCTGAACGAGTCCTGCTGCGGTGCGACAAACTCAGAGTGTTTCTTACAGTGAGACCGATGGTGTCCAGCACCTCCTCCAGGGTCTTGGGTTTGGACTTGGCTTGGCAGGTCCTGCTGCTGCGGTGTCTCCTCCTGGACGGGGGGCTGTCATCAGGCAGCAGGTTGACGTAGATGAACTTAAAGGAGCCCACTTTGTTGTTGAGCTTCCCAGTCCAGGTCCCCACAGGGGGCTTCTCGATGATGTAGATGATGTCTCCTTTCTGTAAGAGAGAGATGACGCATGAATATCAGACTTAGTCACGATGACGTCACCAACTGACACAGATGAAAGGATGAACAACAGAAAGACCTTGAGAACAAGAATCATTTGATCTTTTATTCATCACTATAAACTCTTTATATGTCTGTACTCCTCTGAGTCGACGGCTTGACGAACCAACTTCTCTCCAATTACTCAAAAATAAGTATCACTTGCGTAGAGAGAAATGAAgtgaatgaaaagtgaaatatgaaCATTTGTAAGATGATGTAATGACGCAATCACTGAATCATGTTCTTTTGTCAAACAGGCAGTCAGTAATGGTTCATGTTGTTCAAAATCTGCCTTTAAGAATCATGATGAAAAAAACGCGTCTTGTTTTACGCGGTTAACAAGCTCCCTGGAGGACGACTGGACGAGACAGCAGAAGAGGCCGAGGGCCGAATCAGAGAGACACCCACCCCCCCGAGACTCACTTGAAGTTTGAGCGACTCCACGTCGTAGGGGCTGGGAGTGAAGTCAGTGTGGACCAGAGCACGACCGCAGAAAGGTCCGTTGTAAGAGACGCCGTTCTCCTCCAGTCTCATGCTGTCCCTCTGGCAGTATCCACTGTCCAAACTCTGCCTGTCGCCACCTGAGGAACACAGATAAGAAGCAGGGTCACACTCATCCTGAGCCTTCAGATACTTAAGGTTTTGGATGTGTGGTTCTCAACACACTGCAAATATCAGCATATGAAAGGATAGAAGAGTGTCAGTGGTGATGGGATTCTAAGCCTTAATTATGtcaaaaaatatgaatttattcCTGTTCCACtattaatattaaacatttctttgtcttacttctACTTGGGGGATACTCATGTTCTAGGTTTTGGTAgtacagttcccataatgctttgggggatgtaaacaggatgTCAACCCccacattttgtttacattttggcaaattggcaccattaaaagtatgccgaattacCTAATAGCAGTTCCTGTTTTCAGTGTCCCGATGGATGAACAGACAGCTATCACtagattactttgatactgaagaaaacttaaaaacgagatgattctcaggcaagaTTGGGatggaacttttttttccctgtgatttctaagcaggtttatgaatgttaatttatttatgGGCATCGGAGACGATGACTTCATCCTCTAGTTTACAGGGACACAGATGTGCACTCACTGCTGGAGAGCTGGCGGGTAATGGGGCTGGGCGCGGTGTCCTCTGACCCTGTGGAGCACACAGACGTCCTCTGGCCTGCACTCAGATCTGGAAGCCAGTCAGCAGAGACCGGAGACAGCTCCTCACCGCTCTCACCctggagacacagaggacaacagtgcaggtcagaggtcaattCACCTTCAGCTCACTTAATCAAATAATGTTCGATTGAAACTGAAGGTCACATAATGATGAccattgaattatttttttaaaacaacagtaatgttttatatttaataagGAGCCCTGAAAGTGACAACATGACAGAAggttatactgtattttataactaaacaagacagaaagaataggaaaacaaatgagtgaaaaataaaataagctaGACCGTTCCCTTTAGGAAAGTAATGTTTGCTTAAATTCTAGACCTTAAAAATCAGGAGTGGAGGAGTATTCAGGctctttacttcagtaaaatgtaaacatactccattacaagtcaaAGTACAGCATTGAATGTAAAAGAACAGTATTTTCAGcaaatgtacttgaagtatcaaaagtaaatattttgcCCTGTGACTGCTATACTACTACATTTTATCATATACTGGCGATGCATTCACGTGTATGTAGCACTTTACTGTagttggtcgaggtggagcCAATATGAacttctttgtgtgttgttggtcaGTTTAATCTATTCTATTTAGTCATATTCTCATCATTGCAagtacagctgtcagataaacgcagtggagtaaaaagtacaataattccCTCTGAACTGTAGAGTAGAAGAGTAAAGAGGCATGACATGGAAATACGTACAAtacatgagtaaatgtacttggttactttccaccactgaaaataaaacaacagagatattttgcctttgttttgaaaaacacaGTACATATATTTGTCCACTAGATGGAGACAA
It encodes:
- the sash3 gene encoding SAM and SH3 domain-containing protein 3: MLRRRPSNASEKEQVQKKKLTLQRSSSFKDFMKHKPTSPVASEKEFTLEENVAECVTAEEAVKSGSKLGKKWRNVISRTMTRKTSKMVQKALAEEGGESGEELSPVSADWLPDLSAGQRTSVCSTGSEDTAPSPITRQLSSSGDRQSLDSGYCQRDSMRLEENGVSYNGPFCGRALVHTDFTPSPYDVESLKLQKGDIIYIIEKPPVGTWTGKLNNKVGSFKFIYVNLLPDDSPPSRRRHRSSRTCQAKSKPKTLEEVLDTIGLTELSSLLSMHGFQSLEDFAGLKQSHLNELNITDPEQRSKILNASELLRDSEEESEPEEEDRSVEDAKEPRDSGCFESLENLENGREEAKTEDEELQEEASEEQTNQEKHEQESEQQEEQLEALQEQLQELTVDEGS